In the Oreochromis aureus strain Israel breed Guangdong linkage group 14, ZZ_aureus, whole genome shotgun sequence genome, one interval contains:
- the cbl gene encoding E3 ubiquitin-protein ligase CBL codes for MAGNLKKGGGIIGMMKDAFQPHHHHLHSHHQPGAVDKKTVEKCWKLMDKVVRLCQNPKLALKNSPPYILDLLPDTYQHLRTILSRYEGKMETLGDNEYFRVFMENLTKKTKQTISLFKEGKERMYEENSQPRRNLTKLSLIFSHMLAELKAIFPNGLFQGDNFRITKADAAEFWRRAFGDKTIVPWKVFRQSLHEFHPISSGLEAMALKSTIDLTCNDYISVFEFDIFTRLFQPWSSLLRNWNSLAVTHPGYMAFLTYDEVKARLQKFIHKPGSYIFRLSCTRLGQWAIGYVTADGNILQTIPHNKPLFQALIDGFREGFYLFPDGRTQNPDLTGLCEPSPQDHIKVTQEQYELYCEMGSTFQLCKICAENDKDVKIEPCGHLMCTSCLTAWQESEGQGTGCPFCRCEIKGTEPIVVDPFDPKDNSGGSSKSTFGAEGAPSPSYDDDDDDRLEDPHLIMSKLACTKVERPPSPMSGTPQSSLPPVPPRLDLLPHRPPNPPGASSPGVSSKAPSHHKDKPLPLPPALRDLPPPPPPDRPHTAGAAPDGRLQRRPLPSTPGEPPRDKLPPTPPNRPLSDWTSRPVPKAPTSSSSSSSVSSSSTQFPCLGGDLRAGVRELSNRHSLPLALPSSMDSRSDSQNNSSLSLDHQLNFSTGVGQDYDNPRVKPSVSANAIYALANRASPATARPAGGDEGHDSDDEYMIPSSRPVLPPIPTSLMGETPPIPRPPQSVSAVPIQTQASALNTRLILDDVPHSLQMYEAMFNAQPRSQQARDSDYSDLPPQPVSNGPRDHEADDGEEEENGYDFPKPRLPLPPARRTLSEMGGSLSSSSSSSSICAAAAFNRLSLDADAGAAASFPDPMEAPERPPKPLPRRINSERRASPVPPTPLGGGATGGEANPQISSEIEHLMSQGYTQHDIQKALMIAQNNIEMAKNILREFVSIPSTAHILT; via the exons GTGGTGCGGCTATGCCAAAACCCCAAACTGGCTCTGAAGAACAGCCCTCCCTACATCCTGGACCTGCTGCCAGACACCTACCAGCACCTGCGCACCATTTTGTCTCGTTACGAGGGCAAAATGGAGACTTTGGGTGACAACGAGTATTTCCGGGTCTTCATGGAGAACCTGACAAAGAAGACCAAGCAGACCATCAGCTTGTTCAAGGAGGGCAAGGAACGCATGTATGAGGAGAATTCACAACCAAG GAGGAATCTTACCAAGCTGTCTTTGATCTTCAGCCACATGCTGGCTGAGCTGAAGGCCATCTTCCCCAATGGTCTGTTTCAGGGTGACAACTTCCGCATCACCAAGGCAGATGCTGCAGAGTTTTGGAGACGCGCCTTCGGGGATAA AACCATTGTGCCTTGGAAGGTATTCCGTCAGTCTCTCCATGAGTTTCATCCCATCAGCTCTGGGCTGGAGGCTATGGCCCTAAAGTCCACCATAGATCTAACCTGCAATGACTACATCTCCGTCTTTGAGTTTGACATATTCACCAGGCTGTTTCAG ccttGGTCATCCCTGCTGCGGAACTGGAACAGCTTGGCAGTTACTCACCCGGGGTACATGGCCTTCCTCACCTACGATGAGGTCAAAGCTCGGCTTCAAAAGTTCATTCACAAGCCTGGCAG TTACATCTTCCGACTGAGCTGCACAAGACTGGGCCAGTGGGCTATTGGCTACGTGACTGCAGATGGAAATATACTCCAGACCATTCCCCATAATAAACCCCTCTTCCAGGCTCTCATTGATGGTTTCAGGGAAGGATT CTATTTATTCCCTGATGGCCGGACTCAAAATCCTGACCTGACAGGACTGTGCGAGCCTTCGCCTCAAGACCATATCAAAGTCACCCAG GAACAATATGAGCTGTACTGTGAGATGGGCTCCACTTTCCAGCTTTGTAAGATCTGTGCCGAGAACGACAAGGATGTGAAGATTGAGCCCTGTGGTCATCTCATGTGCACCTCCTGTCTCACTGCCTGGCAG GAGTCAGAAGGTCAGGGAACAGGATGTCCCTTTTGTCGCTGTGAGATTAAGGGTACGGAGCCGATAGTTGTGGATCCTTTTGACCCAAAGGACAACAGCGGAGGGTCTTCCAAGAGCACATTTGGGGCTGAGGGTGCACCCTCACCCAGCTacgacgacgatgatgatgacaGACTTGAAGACCCTCATCTAATAATGAGCAAACTTGCCTGCACAAAG GTGGAGCGTCCCCCATCACCCATGTCTGGGACTCCTCAGTCCTCTCTTCCCCCGGTGCCTCCCAGACTAGACCTATTACCGCACAGACCTCCCAACCCCCCTGGTGCCTCCAGCCCTGGAGTCAGCAGTAAG GCACCATCTCATCACAAAGACAAGCCTCTTCCCCTTCCCCCAGCACTGCGTGatctcccccctccccctcctccagACCGCCCCCACACCGCCGGGGCAGCCCCTGATGGACGGCTTCAGAGGCGGCCCCTACCCAGCACACCCGGGGAGCCCCCTCGCGATAAACTCCCTCCTACACCCCCAAACCGGCCCCTGTCTGACTGGACCTCCAGACCGGTTCCCAAGGCTCCCACCTCCTCTTCGTCATCCTCTTCGGTATCCTCTTCGTCCACCCAATTCCCCTGTCTGGGCGGGGACCTCCGAGCAGGTGTCAGGGAACTCTCCAACAGGCACTCCCTCCCCTTGGCACTGCCCTCCTCCATGGACTCTCGCTCAGACTCGCAGAACAACAGCTCCCTCAGTCTGGACCACCAGCTG AATTTTTCCACCGGAGTTGGTCAAGATTACGACAACCCCAGAGTCAAACCTTCGGTCTCAGCCAACGCCATTTATGCACTGGCAAACAG AGCGTCCCCAGCTACAGCCAGGCCAGCAGGAGGAGATGAAGGACATGACAGTGATGATGAGTACATGATCCCCTCTTCTCGGCCCGTTCTGCCCCCCATCCCGACTTCACTCATGGGGGAGACCCCACCAATCCCAAGACCCCCACAGTCCGTGTCAGCAGTCCCGATACAGACCCAGGCCTCTGCACTGAACACACG GCTGATTCTGGACGATGTACCTCATTCACTCCAAATGTATGAAGCCATGTTCAACGCCCAGCCCAGGTCACAACAAGCGAGAGATTCAG ACTATTCAGATTTGCCACCTCAACCAGTGAGTAACGGTCCCAGAGACCACGAGGCTGACGAcggggaagaggaggagaacgGCTACGATTTCCCCAAACCCAGACTGCCTTTGCCTCCCGCCCGACGGACCCTTTCAGAAATGGGGGGGTCTTtgtcttcatcttcttcatcctCCTCAATATGCGCTGCAGCAGCTTTCAATCGTCTTTCTCTAGATGCGgatgcaggagcagcagcat CCTTCCCAGATCCAATGGAAGCACCAGAGAGACCTCCAAAGCCCCTTCCCAGACGAATCAATTCCGAGCGTCGGGCCAGCCCAGTCCCCCCCACTCCACTCGGCGGCGGGGCAACAGGAGGAGAAGCCAACCCACAAATCAGTAGCGAGATCGAGCACCTAATGAGTCAGGGATACACTCAGCACGACATCCAGAAAGCACTGATGATTGCACAGAACAATATCGAGATGGCCAAGAACATCCTGCGCGAATTTGTCTCCATTCCCTCTACCGCGCACATTCTCACATAG